A section of the Clostridium felsineum DSM 794 genome encodes:
- the secG gene encoding preprotein translocase subunit SecG, translating into MHTFLIVAQIILAFAIIITVLVQPGKMDGFMNSISGTNETFFAKNKSRTKEAFLIKLTVLFSVLFAIALILFNLKVFK; encoded by the coding sequence ATGCATACTTTTTTAATAGTTGCACAGATAATACTTGCTTTTGCAATAATAATTACTGTTCTTGTGCAACCAGGTAAGATGGATGGTTTTATGAATTCAATATCAGGCACGAATGAAACTTTTTTTGCTAAAAATAAATCTAGGACAAAAGAAGCATTTTTAATTAAGTTAACTGTTTTATTTTCAGTATTATTCGCAATAGCTCTTATTTTATTTAATTTGAAAGTATTTAAATAG
- the eno gene encoding phosphopyruvate hydratase: protein MKSYVEIVDVMARQILDSRANPTVEVEVVLEDGTVGRASVPSGASTGQFEAVELRDNDKKQYLGKGVLNAVDNVNDTIATELIGMNVFDQTLIDKTMLEIDGTDNKSKLGANATLGVSLAVARAAAEYLGISLYQYLGGVNAKVLPVPMMNIVNGGKHADNNVDFQEFMIMPAGAPSFSEALRACAEVYHTLKSLLQSKGLETAVGDEGGFAPNLNSNEEAIQIILEAVKKAGYEPGKDMFIAMDPASTEFYENGKYNLKGEGKVYTSEEMVNVYADLAEKYPIISLEDGMAEEDWDGWKMLTDRIGKKVQLVGDDLFVTNTKRLSKGIELGVANSILIKLNQIGTLTETLNAIEMAQRAGYTAVVSHRSGETEDTTIADLVVATNAGQIKTGAPARTERVAKYNQLLRIEEELDEVGEYRGLKAFYNIKK from the coding sequence ATGAAATCATATGTTGAAATTGTTGACGTAATGGCAAGGCAGATTCTGGACTCAAGGGCTAATCCTACAGTGGAAGTAGAAGTAGTTCTTGAAGATGGAACAGTAGGAAGAGCGTCAGTACCTTCAGGAGCATCCACAGGACAGTTTGAAGCTGTTGAACTTAGAGACAATGATAAAAAACAGTACCTAGGAAAAGGTGTTCTTAATGCAGTTGACAATGTAAATGACACAATAGCAACAGAACTTATAGGAATGAATGTATTTGACCAAACACTAATTGACAAAACAATGCTTGAAATTGATGGCACAGATAATAAGTCAAAACTTGGTGCAAATGCAACTCTTGGAGTATCTCTTGCAGTGGCTAGAGCAGCAGCTGAATATTTAGGAATAAGTCTTTATCAATACCTAGGAGGAGTTAATGCTAAAGTTCTTCCAGTTCCAATGATGAATATCGTAAATGGTGGAAAGCATGCAGACAATAATGTTGATTTCCAAGAATTTATGATAATGCCAGCAGGAGCTCCAAGCTTTAGTGAAGCACTTAGAGCATGCGCAGAAGTTTATCATACTTTAAAATCACTACTGCAGTCAAAGGGACTTGAAACAGCGGTTGGAGATGAAGGTGGTTTTGCACCAAACCTTAACAGTAATGAAGAAGCTATACAAATTATCTTAGAGGCAGTAAAAAAAGCTGGATATGAGCCAGGAAAAGATATGTTTATAGCAATGGACCCTGCTTCTACAGAATTTTATGAAAACGGAAAATACAATCTTAAAGGTGAAGGAAAAGTTTATACATCTGAAGAAATGGTTAATGTATATGCGGATTTAGCAGAAAAATATCCTATAATATCACTTGAAGATGGTATGGCTGAAGAAGATTGGGATGGATGGAAGATGCTAACTGATAGAATCGGAAAAAAAGTTCAGTTAGTAGGAGATGACTTATTTGTTACAAATACTAAGAGACTTTCAAAAGGAATAGAGCTTGGTGTGGCTAATTCAATACTTATTAAGTTAAATCAAATAGGAACACTCACAGAAACATTAAATGCAATAGAAATGGCACAAAGAGCAGGATATACAGCAGTTGTTTCTCATAGATCAGGAGAAACAGAGGATACTACAATTGCAGACCTTGTTGTAGCTACAAATGCAGGTCAAATTAAAACAGGAGCACCAGCTAGAACAGAAAGAGTTGCAAAATACAATCAACTTTTAAGAATAGAAGAAGAACTTGACGAAGTTGGAGAGTATAGAGGACTTAAAGCCTTCTACAATATAAAAAAATAG
- the gpmI gene encoding 2,3-bisphosphoglycerate-independent phosphoglycerate mutase: MAKKPVMLMILDGFGISDKVDGNAVKSANKPNFDKYFNNYPHTHLGASGLSVGLPDGQMGNSEVGHLNIGAGRIVYQSLTKITKAIDDGDFFENAALNKAVNNVLENDSALHLMGLLSPGGVHSHTNHLKGLLKLAKAKNVKKVFVHAFLDGRDVPPASAKEFIEDIEAYMNEIGIGEIATVAGRYYAMDRDNRWEREELSYNAMVLAKGEEAESAIKAVDASYHDNKTDEFVLPTVIVKGGKPVATIKDKDSVIFFNFRPDRARQITRAIAEDDFDGFKRDKLNIEFVTMTEYDASFKGVDVAFGPESITNTLGEYVSKKGLNQLRIAETEKYAHVTFFFNGGVEKPNGNEDRALIPSPKVATYDLKPEMSAYEVTDELLKRLDQDKYDMVILNFANPDMVGHTGILEAAKKAVETVDECLGKIVDKVLKLDGTVFITADHGNSEQMIDYSNGKPMTAHTVNPVPFLYVSNHTEGKKLNEGVLADIAPTMLKEMGLEKPEEMTGKSLIE; encoded by the coding sequence ATGGCAAAGAAACCTGTAATGTTAATGATATTAGATGGATTTGGAATTTCTGATAAGGTTGACGGAAATGCGGTAAAGTCAGCTAATAAACCTAATTTTGATAAATACTTTAATAATTACCCACATACACATCTTGGAGCAAGTGGATTGAGCGTAGGATTACCAGATGGACAAATGGGAAACTCAGAAGTTGGACACTTAAATATAGGTGCAGGAAGAATTGTCTACCAATCACTTACTAAAATAACAAAAGCAATTGATGATGGAGATTTCTTTGAAAATGCTGCGCTTAATAAAGCAGTTAACAATGTTTTAGAAAATGATTCAGCTCTTCATTTAATGGGACTTTTATCACCAGGAGGAGTTCATTCTCATACTAATCATTTAAAAGGACTTTTAAAACTTGCAAAGGCAAAAAATGTAAAAAAAGTATTTGTACATGCCTTCTTGGATGGAAGAGATGTGCCACCAGCTTCTGCTAAAGAATTTATAGAAGATATTGAAGCCTATATGAATGAAATAGGTATTGGAGAAATAGCAACTGTAGCTGGAAGATACTATGCAATGGATAGAGATAATAGATGGGAAAGAGAAGAACTTTCATATAATGCAATGGTACTTGCAAAAGGTGAAGAGGCAGAAAGTGCTATTAAAGCTGTAGATGCTTCATATCACGACAATAAAACAGATGAATTTGTACTTCCAACAGTTATAGTAAAAGGCGGAAAACCAGTAGCAACTATAAAGGACAAGGATTCCGTTATATTCTTCAATTTTAGACCAGATAGAGCTAGACAAATTACTAGAGCTATTGCAGAGGATGATTTTGATGGATTTAAGAGAGATAAGCTTAATATAGAATTTGTTACTATGACTGAATATGATGCAAGCTTTAAAGGAGTAGATGTTGCTTTCGGACCAGAAAGTATAACAAATACTCTTGGAGAATATGTAAGTAAAAAAGGCTTAAATCAACTTAGAATTGCAGAAACTGAAAAATATGCTCATGTAACTTTCTTCTTTAATGGAGGAGTTGAAAAGCCAAATGGTAATGAAGACAGAGCTTTAATACCATCACCAAAGGTTGCAACTTATGATCTTAAACCAGAGATGAGTGCATATGAAGTTACAGATGAACTATTAAAGAGATTAGACCAAGATAAATATGATATGGTTATATTAAACTTTGCTAATCCTGATATGGTTGGACATACTGGAATTCTTGAAGCTGCAAAAAAAGCTGTCGAAACAGTTGATGAATGTCTTGGAAAAATAGTTGATAAGGTTCTTAAATTAGATGGAACTGTATTCATAACAGCAGACCACGGAAATTCAGAGCAAATGATTGATTACTCAAACGGGAAACCTATGACAGCTCACACTGTTAATCCAGTACCTTTCCTTTATGTAAGCAATCATACAGAGGGTAAAAAATTAAATGAAGGAGTTTTGGCAGATATAGCTCCTACAATGCTTAAGGAAATGGGACTTGAAAAACCTGAAGAAATGACAGGAAAAAGCTTAATTGAATAG
- the tpiA gene encoding triose-phosphate isomerase — translation MRTPIIAGNWKMNNTISESLKLIEELKPLVKDAKSEVVVAPTAISLEAVVKAVKGTNIKVAAQNAHFEESGAFTGEISLKALEELGVNYVILGHSERRQYFNETDCALNKKVKAAFKHGITPILCCGETLEEREANVTNEVTGKQIKLDLAGLTKEEAAKVVIAYEPIWAIGTGKTATDDQANETIGAIRKTVEEVFGKEVAEKVRIQYGGSVKPGTIKAQMAKPEIDGALVGGASLKAADFAAIVNF, via the coding sequence ATGAGAACACCAATAATAGCTGGAAACTGGAAAATGAATAACACAATTAGTGAATCTTTAAAATTAATTGAAGAGTTGAAACCATTAGTAAAGGATGCTAAGTCAGAAGTTGTAGTAGCACCTACTGCTATTTCTTTAGAAGCTGTTGTTAAAGCAGTAAAAGGAACAAATATTAAAGTTGCTGCTCAAAATGCACACTTTGAAGAGAGTGGAGCATTTACAGGAGAAATATCACTAAAGGCACTTGAAGAATTAGGCGTAAATTATGTAATATTAGGTCACAGTGAAAGAAGACAATATTTTAATGAAACAGACTGTGCTTTAAATAAAAAAGTAAAGGCAGCATTTAAGCATGGAATAACTCCAATACTTTGCTGCGGAGAAACTCTTGAAGAAAGAGAAGCAAATGTAACAAATGAAGTTACAGGAAAACAAATAAAATTAGATTTAGCAGGTTTAACTAAAGAAGAAGCTGCTAAAGTTGTTATAGCTTATGAACCAATATGGGCTATAGGAACAGGAAAAACTGCTACAGATGATCAAGCAAACGAAACAATTGGAGCAATAAGAAAGACTGTAGAAGAAGTATTTGGAAAAGAAGTTGCTGAAAAAGTAAGAATTCAATATGGTGGATCTGTTAAACCTGGAACAATAAAAGCTCAAATGGCTAAACCAGAAATAGACGGAGCATTAGTTGGAGGCGCAAGCCTTAAAGCAGCTGATTTTGCTGCAATAGTTAATTTCTAG
- a CDS encoding phosphoglycerate kinase translates to MKFNKKTIEDIDVKNKRVLVRCDFNVPLKDGVITDENRLNGALPTIKYLSEHGGKVILCSHLGKAKGPDPSKTLAPVAKRLSELLGREVKFAADDTVVGENAKKAVAELKEGEIVLLENTRFRPEEGKNDDAFSKELASLADVYVNDAFGTAHRAHCSTVGVTKFVDTAVCGYLIQKELKFLGSAVENPVRPFVAILGGAKVSDKINVINNLLEKVDTLIIGGGMAYTFLKAQGYTIGTSLLEADKVDYSKEMMEKAKAKGVKLLLPVDNIVGAEFKEDTKPVTTEDANIPEGFMGLDIGPKTQKLYADAIKEAKTVVWNGPMGVFEFENFAKGTKDVAKAMAEADATTVIGGGDSAAAVNQLGFGDKMTHISTGGGASLEFLEGKELPGIVALNDK, encoded by the coding sequence ATGAAGTTTAATAAAAAAACTATTGAAGATATAGATGTTAAAAATAAAAGAGTATTGGTAAGATGCGATTTCAATGTACCTTTAAAGGACGGAGTAATAACTGACGAAAACAGACTTAATGGAGCACTTCCAACTATAAAATATCTTTCAGAACATGGCGGAAAGGTTATACTTTGCTCACATCTTGGAAAAGCAAAGGGACCAGATCCTTCAAAAACTTTAGCTCCAGTTGCTAAAAGATTAAGCGAATTACTAGGACGTGAAGTTAAATTTGCTGCTGATGATACAGTTGTTGGCGAAAATGCTAAAAAGGCTGTAGCTGAACTTAAAGAAGGAGAAATAGTTCTTCTTGAAAATACAAGATTCAGACCAGAAGAAGGAAAAAATGATGATGCATTTTCAAAAGAATTAGCTTCACTTGCAGATGTGTATGTTAATGATGCATTTGGAACTGCTCATAGAGCACACTGTTCAACAGTAGGAGTAACTAAATTCGTAGACACTGCTGTATGCGGATACTTAATCCAAAAAGAATTAAAATTCTTAGGATCAGCTGTTGAAAATCCAGTTAGACCTTTTGTTGCAATACTTGGAGGAGCAAAAGTTTCTGATAAAATCAACGTTATAAACAACTTACTTGAAAAAGTTGATACATTAATAATCGGAGGCGGAATGGCTTATACATTCTTAAAAGCTCAAGGATATACAATAGGAACTTCACTTCTTGAAGCAGACAAAGTTGATTATTCTAAAGAAATGATGGAAAAAGCTAAAGCTAAAGGAGTAAAATTACTTCTTCCAGTAGATAACATAGTTGGAGCTGAATTTAAGGAAGATACAAAGCCAGTTACAACTGAAGATGCTAACATACCAGAAGGATTTATGGGATTAGACATTGGACCAAAAACTCAAAAGCTTTATGCAGATGCTATTAAAGAAGCTAAAACTGTTGTTTGGAATGGACCTATGGGAGTATTTGAATTCGAAAACTTTGCTAAAGGAACAAAAGATGTTGCAAAAGCTATGGCTGAAGCAGATGCAACAACTGTTATAGGTGGAGGAGATAGTGCTGCTGCTGTTAATCAGTTAGGATTTGGAGACAAAATGACTCATATTTCAACTGGAGGCGGAGCTTCACTTGAATTCTTAGAAGGAAAAGAACTTCCAGGAATAGTTGCTCTTAACGATAAATAA
- the gap gene encoding type I glyceraldehyde-3-phosphate dehydrogenase: protein MAKIAINGFGRIGRLALRRILEVPGLEVVAINDLTDAKMLAHLFKYDSSQGRFNGEIEVKEGAFVVNGKEVKVFAEADPEKLPWGDLGIDVVLECTGFFTKKEKAEAHVRAGAKKVVISAPAGNDLKTIVFNVNNADLDGTETVISGASCTTNCLAPMVKVLNDKFGLEKGFMTTVHAYTNDQNTLDGPHRKGDFRRARAAAGSIIPNSTGAAKAIGQVIPELKGKLDGGAQRVPVITGSITELVSTLKTKVTVEEINAAMKAAANESFGYTEDEIVSSDVIGINFGSLFDATQTRVMEVEGQQLVKTASWYDNEMSYTSQLVRTLEYFAKIAK from the coding sequence ATGGCAAAGATAGCTATTAATGGTTTTGGAAGAATAGGAAGATTAGCTTTAAGAAGAATTCTTGAGGTACCTGGATTGGAAGTTGTTGCAATAAACGACTTAACTGATGCAAAAATGTTAGCACACTTATTTAAATATGATTCATCACAAGGAAGATTTAATGGAGAAATCGAAGTTAAAGAAGGAGCTTTCGTAGTAAACGGAAAAGAAGTTAAAGTTTTTGCTGAAGCAGATCCTGAAAAATTACCTTGGGGAGATCTTGGAATAGACGTTGTTCTTGAATGTACTGGATTCTTTACAAAGAAAGAAAAAGCAGAAGCTCACGTAAGAGCAGGCGCTAAGAAAGTTGTTATATCAGCTCCAGCTGGAAACGACTTAAAGACAATAGTTTTCAATGTTAACAATGCAGATCTTGATGGAACAGAAACAGTTATATCAGGTGCATCATGCACAACTAACTGCTTAGCTCCAATGGTTAAAGTATTAAACGATAAATTCGGATTAGAAAAAGGATTCATGACTACAGTTCATGCTTACACTAATGACCAAAATACATTAGACGGCCCACACAGAAAAGGAGATTTCAGAAGAGCAAGAGCTGCTGCTGGAAGCATAATCCCTAACTCAACTGGTGCTGCTAAAGCTATAGGTCAAGTTATACCTGAATTAAAAGGTAAATTAGACGGTGGTGCTCAAAGAGTTCCAGTTATAACTGGTTCAATAACTGAATTAGTTTCAACTTTAAAAACTAAAGTTACAGTAGAAGAAATCAATGCAGCAATGAAAGCAGCTGCTAATGAATCATTCGGATACACTGAAGATGAAATAGTTTCTTCAGACGTTATCGGAATCAACTTTGGTTCATTATTTGATGCTACTCAAACTAGAGTAATGGAAGTTGAAGGACAACAATTAGTTAAAACTGCTTCTTGGTATGATAATGAAATGTCATACACTTCACAATTAGTTAGAACTTTAGAGTACTTTGCAAAAATTGCAAAATAG
- a CDS encoding sugar-binding transcriptional regulator, whose protein sequence is MHEILKLQQKIVPELMELLEKRYDILRTIKYNQPIGRRILANKIGIGERVVRTEISFLKKQNLINISNPGMSVTKDGEEIIDKLKNFIKEFKGLTEIEEIIKEKLNIKKVIIVPGDIDEDSTVMNEIGRTAAKFIQSIILDGDIVAISGGTTMKSLVDNYSYSPRYQNTVVVPARGGMERNLQTEANTLAANFADKLGASYKLIHVPDNLSNEALSTIINEKSIKNAIDTIRKADIIIYGVGRADEMSSKRGLSDEEISHILGNGSVAEAFGYYFDKEGNVVYHTPSLGLKTEDIRKAKNIVAVAGSKSKAEAIVATQISGSKRSVLITDEGTSKEIMRILKVTN, encoded by the coding sequence ATGCATGAAATTTTAAAATTACAGCAAAAAATTGTTCCTGAGCTTATGGAGTTGCTTGAAAAGAGATATGATATTCTAAGGACTATAAAATACAATCAACCTATTGGTAGAAGAATATTAGCTAATAAGATAGGTATAGGTGAAAGAGTTGTTAGAACTGAGATAAGCTTTTTAAAAAAGCAAAACCTTATAAATATAAGTAATCCAGGAATGTCAGTTACAAAAGATGGAGAAGAAATAATTGATAAGCTTAAAAATTTTATAAAAGAATTCAAAGGGTTAACAGAAATTGAAGAAATTATAAAAGAGAAGCTTAATATAAAGAAAGTTATAATAGTGCCAGGCGATATTGATGAAGATAGTACAGTTATGAATGAAATTGGAAGAACAGCTGCTAAATTCATACAGAGTATAATACTAGATGGAGATATTGTGGCAATTAGTGGTGGTACTACAATGAAAAGTCTTGTCGATAATTATAGTTATTCACCAAGATATCAGAATACAGTGGTTGTTCCAGCAAGAGGCGGTATGGAAAGAAATTTGCAAACAGAAGCTAATACATTAGCTGCCAATTTTGCTGATAAATTGGGTGCTAGCTATAAATTGATACATGTTCCAGATAATTTAAGTAATGAAGCTTTAAGTACCATAATCAATGAAAAAAGCATAAAAAATGCAATTGATACTATACGTAAAGCTGATATAATTATTTATGGAGTTGGAAGAGCTGACGAAATGAGTAGTAAAAGAGGTTTAAGTGATGAAGAAATTTCTCATATATTGGGAAATGGATCTGTTGCAGAAGCTTTTGGGTATTATTTCGACAAAGAAGGAAATGTAGTTTATCATACTCCATCATTAGGATTAAAAACAGAGGATATTAGAAAAGCTAAAAATATTGTGGCGGTTGCAGGTAGCAAGTCTAAAGCAGAAGCTATTGTGGCAACTCAAATAAGTGGCAGTAAAAGAAGTGTTCTTATAACTGATGAGGGAACCTCTAAAGAAATAATGAGAATACTAAAAGTCACTAATTAA
- the rpoN gene encoding RNA polymerase factor sigma-54, with amino-acid sequence MNFELNLTQQQKLVMTQQMQMSIKLLQMSNIELNDYIKRELEENPLLEGKERQNDKEYRSDMSKVDYKEFIKYLDFDNYTHENYHYRNEEEEVSPFNFIGNKKSFTEYLLDQLGEISIDRYTRPICEYIIENLNSNGYLPDTIEDISQDLHKNLKSVEKALEIVQSLDPSGVGARDISECLKLQIKRKNVNDITLMEIVDKHLADIAENKYSLMAKELNIDPKEAQEYGDYIKSLEPKPSRGFYTGDEVKYVVPDAFIRKIDNDFYVIMNDSSLPKLSINSTYKNILNNENDKKDVEYVKEKLNSAMFLLKSIEQRKSTLYEVLNEILKYQNDYFNGITNYLKPMTLKDISEKLEIHESTVSRAIREKYVYVDTKGLLKIRDMFTTGISTSVNQANKEDLSTQKIKNEIKELIAKEEKESPLSDQKISEVLKEKGMNISRRTVAKYREEIGIKSSAKRKRY; translated from the coding sequence TTGAATTTTGAATTGAATTTAACTCAGCAGCAAAAACTAGTAATGACTCAACAAATGCAGATGTCAATTAAACTTCTTCAAATGTCTAATATAGAATTAAATGATTATATAAAGAGAGAATTAGAGGAAAACCCTCTTTTAGAAGGAAAAGAGCGACAAAATGATAAGGAATATAGGTCGGACATGAGTAAAGTAGATTATAAAGAGTTTATAAAATATCTTGATTTTGATAACTATACTCATGAAAATTATCACTATAGAAATGAAGAGGAGGAGGTATCGCCTTTTAATTTTATCGGAAATAAAAAGTCATTTACAGAGTATTTATTAGATCAGCTTGGGGAAATCAGTATAGACCGATATACTAGACCTATATGTGAGTATATAATAGAAAATCTAAATAGTAACGGATATTTACCAGATACAATAGAAGACATATCACAGGATTTACACAAAAATTTAAAAAGTGTGGAAAAGGCACTTGAGATAGTACAATCCTTAGATCCTAGCGGTGTAGGTGCTAGAGATATATCAGAATGTTTAAAATTACAGATTAAAAGAAAAAATGTAAACGATATTACCTTAATGGAAATAGTGGATAAGCATTTAGCTGATATAGCTGAAAATAAGTATAGTTTAATGGCTAAGGAGCTAAATATAGACCCTAAAGAAGCACAAGAATATGGAGATTATATAAAAAGTCTTGAACCTAAACCATCAAGAGGTTTCTACACAGGGGATGAAGTTAAATATGTAGTTCCAGACGCATTTATAAGAAAAATAGACAATGATTTTTATGTAATAATGAATGATAGTTCACTTCCTAAATTATCGATAAATAGTACTTATAAAAATATTTTAAATAATGAAAATGATAAAAAGGATGTTGAATATGTAAAAGAAAAGCTTAATAGTGCTATGTTTTTGCTTAAAAGTATAGAACAAAGAAAAAGTACATTATATGAGGTTTTAAATGAAATATTGAAATACCAAAATGATTATTTTAATGGAATAACTAATTATTTAAAACCAATGACACTTAAAGATATTTCTGAGAAATTAGAGATTCATGAATCTACTGTAAGTAGAGCTATAAGAGAAAAGTATGTTTATGTTGATACAAAAGGTCTATTAAAAATAAGGGACATGTTTACTACGGGAATATCAACATCAGTTAATCAAGCTAATAAAGAAGATTTATCAACACAGAAAATAAAAAATGAAATTAAAGAATTGATTGCAAAGGAAGAGAAAGAAAGTCCTCTGTCAGATCAGAAAATTTCAGAAGTTTTAAAGGAAAAAGGTATGAATATTTCGAGAAGAACTGTAGCAAAATATAGAGAAGAGATAGGAATAAAATCATCTGCTAAAAGGAAACGTTATTAA
- a CDS encoding IS4 family transposase gives MFKINSKLVFHKLIEEIGGSFITKTINKYNGDYRSHHFDTRSHINSMIYLNIKGCRSLREAEGEISANKKLKKLINVPSVSQFSRKNAARDYRIFEDIFYHLVDKAKRRFGDVRIFKDIPPIKIIDSTVILVALNLAPHLKIDDKRAAIKISTLFNGEFPEKINIVKGQVNDRKCIDGLFENKNAIHVFDRGYYDYRWYDKLTEQGIQFVTRGIKNAIIMEERMLRSNLSENIYDTEVILGSTLGGNLTFKNYREIMTFDDEGEPVTFVTNIFDLPAEDIIKIYKHRWEIELFFKWIKQNLRIKKFIGYNENAVRIQIFSALISYMLIYLCCKVTKAKYSMLLLTRFVRSNLLEFYDEDICEYFRTG, from the coding sequence ATGTTCAAGATTAATAGTAAATTAGTTTTTCATAAATTAATAGAGGAAATTGGAGGAAGTTTTATTACTAAAACTATAAATAAATATAATGGTGATTATAGGAGCCATCACTTTGACACAAGATCTCACATAAATTCGATGATTTACCTTAATATAAAAGGCTGCAGGAGTTTAAGAGAGGCTGAAGGTGAAATATCTGCAAATAAGAAACTAAAAAAACTTATCAATGTACCAAGTGTTTCACAGTTTTCACGCAAAAACGCTGCGCGTGATTATAGAATTTTTGAAGATATTTTCTATCATTTAGTTGATAAAGCTAAGAGAAGATTTGGAGACGTTAGGATTTTCAAAGATATTCCACCAATAAAAATAATAGATTCTACTGTAATATTAGTTGCTTTAAATCTAGCACCTCATCTAAAGATAGATGATAAAAGAGCAGCTATTAAAATCAGTACTCTTTTTAATGGAGAGTTTCCAGAGAAGATAAATATTGTTAAAGGGCAAGTTAATGATAGAAAATGTATTGATGGTTTATTTGAGAACAAGAATGCTATCCATGTATTTGACAGAGGATATTATGATTATCGTTGGTATGATAAATTAACAGAACAAGGAATACAATTTGTTACAAGAGGAATAAAAAATGCAATCATTATGGAGGAAAGAATGCTAAGATCAAATCTTAGCGAAAATATTTATGATACTGAAGTTATCTTAGGCTCTACTCTAGGAGGCAATTTAACTTTTAAAAATTATAGAGAAATAATGACTTTTGATGATGAAGGAGAACCTGTTACTTTTGTAACTAATATCTTTGATCTTCCTGCAGAAGATATAATAAAAATATATAAACATAGGTGGGAAATAGAGCTATTTTTTAAGTGGATAAAACAAAACTTAAGGATAAAGAAATTTATAGGTTATAATGAAAATGCAGTGAGAATTCAGATATTTTCTGCTCTTATATCTTATATGCTTATATATTTATGCTGTAAGGTTACTAAAGCTAAGTACTCCATGCTATTGTTAACACGATTTGTGAGAAGCAACTTATTGGAATTTTATGACGAAGATATTTGTGAGTATTTCAGGACAGGCTAA